The following coding sequences lie in one Polyodon spathula isolate WHYD16114869_AA unplaced genomic scaffold, ASM1765450v1 scaffolds_1250, whole genome shotgun sequence genomic window:
- the si:dkey-103g5.4 gene encoding uncharacterized protein si:dkey-103g5.4 isoform X5 produces MKPAPAWSCLLFLLCGKSCTSSSLSSDSRQGSCGAGTTCTGEGSNHSRCQAGFYCPEGSAVPVPCPKGSFGPTEAALSANDCLRCPVDFFNHLEGQAACFTCGSEARQPQEGQESCLCLGEGQEFQVSDSQCPCLSGYRPAGQGSRLCVQQVYEICRDGSTRNQEGACLTQEQWKEYCALQVCSSPSDYQGYDKALGLCLCGFEDVDTVCNRECRRRQRHIIQLLCRETFQLQISDNGNKVKASVNTIETFTSSWDSIRMQRCAPKKDYAVPVYLVQTKALGFLGVLNPDPKEIQNLFWTSRKAKSHPNITSKSSGNAPHYNKTAGGNDTLGGADKHSTAHPDFQFAGILNPTACLSVGDVLVFIVSKEHYPVYDVGNLLNTNSKFDWGGFRALAEEMSLSQAASKLFSFPFTQPGVYVLKLNSNQHKKMSLRVMPVGGQCYEEGPFFPTIPRHVIQIGIARSRTASLLLRPDWPVIVGLLIGALVIFSVCVTLLILFREFGWPEKKPADPKYRKLHLKYNFDDYSSKGSTVLALKKLHRRLQRQECEEELGTGAPQVDEFWDYEQQIDLEAFDTNLFYGILLKHTVSVTTKLSQLKDEVKVLYQKTLRETESLKELLVSWTNLSGKGKLVGTAVLESFETKCREVEAEVGRRKALAVEFGRLQEKQLQLLAEDWRSREEHHVSFSAALLEAQRLLEQLCELEGRACLPEEEGSASLLTQRLASLLAQMSEEVTRECQRLGAWGVLGDGTGAHLLSRSKAEILTREDLLAPDGTVRACDVVHIDPLTGLIVPNADAQMLSASGSPVPVPRDLCVNPHTGKLLPVAGNVAFDPRRSTLVFTADCRAGELSKWEEPPIPFVPFPVCSRTGLPVKCTLGGLNPGRDLKLGGPMADPATGVPVPTLGVTIHPHTGRVHPLGGTYVSPLTKLLESIEIGGVMVHHHTGHVLPIIGVSLDPHSGCVIPVGGVLSPSGAPLLMGDTFTEPLSGKAARISGASLKGAQVVPHGGGYQASLDALTLACRVRVTACLNQCRASLQEHSLLKESTGELAKAWRRSQLCLIHTACELERQRERTRSLADSGGSWGLMKYPGTQLLLPAVAGVGYPDPGGSGMEVPLLGVQGDGSRGELIPLAGTMEDPDGKGLVPISIGARAVDPVTGEIAPVVGARFDPCRNTVVPKTQTCSRSLRGKTSLQVVDLLEREMKLRDEYWKDQRQKEEELLRGLTDLLQNYCSTNARGGKEKARWKDHITVLRGLCVCVCVLQARWKDHITVLRGLCVGLQGASLAETQRRAFQASDLSFAMPSQVIYIMTKVDREEGEQHTRFAAVFGEMLEKVSQASDKMKQEEDRLRAQAQQSRIQPGEQGVNLKYRKVHSRLLKDSWETLLRRQAGVDVALCRLLYLRELSYLHAVTGKTLLSGSSYWSGDYQMIRHQPTENPQRASEAKQRELIPLLEQLLPLLQENRVLHLSPGTPRPASGEEPWESMQMSCFQDCVVGHSSTRSHRLISERTALETSSRAWTTSVPADKGRSAVFLRDSSEGASEFHRSVEIQTQALDEMPAAETQLIPTTREAATPKETLPTSATVDKHGKARPSDRKNPHKWQRLLQRSPLFQLLKELDGGLRASAQAAGLILPEEEGKTRAAADRPFLELLDAQWVCEGELTPLNIQSLTAREITVYQHGQSLLRSLQTHIHEAQKILFIRRQRLQSVGGFTLLLLHCVSHIAAGGMTSDSCPVFLRLFYQALEASFSELYSSCSHSPVLTDILQQGEPCSEGAQSALAGLLQGPTSRAFPQQKYNEAAVYSKIESLVKSKMVEMKREYFTQPSRRSGPRNDVDRGPQRRCGRGEAGLPLSADEIQEKVDRLNEEMSELLGCEYRGKRKGSLPEAAATQPCPPPCRESLLRHIEELERECGLSRGCENNPSG; encoded by the exons ATGAAGCCAGCCCCAGCCTGGAGCTGCTTGCTCTTTCTATTGTGTGGAAAGTCCTGCACTTCATCCAGCCTGAGCTCAGACTCCAGGCAGGGAAGCTGTGGCGCTGGAACCACCTGCACAGGAGAGGGAAGCAACCACAGCCGGTGCCAAGCAG GGTTTTACTGTCCAGAAGGAAGCGCAGTTCCTGTCCCGTGTCCCAAAGGCAGCTTTGGCCCCACTGAAGCAGCACTGAGTGCAAACGACTGTCTCAGGTGTCCTGTGGACTTCTTCAATCACCTGGAGGGCCAGGCAGCTTGCTTTACCTGCGGCTCGGAGGCCAGGCAGCCCCAAGAGGGGCAGGAGAGCTGCCTGTGCCTTGGAGAAGGACAGGAGTTCCAG GTCAGTGACAgtcagtgcccctgtctctcagGGTACAGGCCGGCAGGGCAGGGCTCCAGGCTGTGTGTGCAGCAGGTCTATGAGATCTGCAGGGATGGGAGCACCAGGAACCAGGAGGGGGCCTGCCTTACCCAGGAGCAGTGGAAAGAGTACTGTGCACTCCAG gtctgctcctctccctctgactATCAGGGTTATGACAAAGCCCTGGGGCTGTGCTTGTGTGGATTTGAAGACGTGGACACTGTGTGCAACAGAGAGTGTCGGAGGAGGCAGAGACACATCATCCAGCTCCTCTGCAGAGAAACCTTCCAGCTGCAGATCAGTGACAATGGAAACAAG GTGAAAGCGTCAGTCAACACCATTGAAACCTTCACAAGCAGCTGGGATTCTATCAGAATGCAAAGATGTGCTCCAAAGAAGGACTACGCTGTGCCAGTGTACCTCGTACAAACAAAGG CGCTGGGATTTCTGGGGGTGTTGAATCCCGATCCTAAAGAGATACAAAACTTGTTCTGGACGAGCAGGAAGGCAAAAAGTCACCCAAATATAACTTCAAAGAGTTCTG gAAACGCCCCTCACTACAATAAAACAGCTGGGGGAAACGACACCCTCGGTGGAGCTGATAAACATTCCACAGCCCACCCAGACTTCCAGTTTGCAGGGATTTTAAACCCCACAGCGTGCCTTAGTGTTGGAGACGTCCTCGTATTCATTGTATCAAAGGAACACTATCCTGTTTACGATGT CGGTAATCTGCTCAACACTAACAGCAAGTTTGACTGGGGAGGATTCAGAGCGCTGGCAGAGGAGATGAGTCTCTCTCAAGCTGCCTCAAAGCTGTTCTCCTTCCCCTTCACCCAGCCTGGGGTGTATGTACTGAAACTGAACAGCAACCAGCATAAGAAGATG TCCCTCAGAGTGATGCCTGTGGGAGGCCAGTGTTACGAGGAAGGCCCGTTCTTCCCGACCATTCCTCGGCATGTGATCCAAATCGGTATCGCCCGGAGCCGAACTGCCAGCCTCCTGCTCCGTCCAGACTGGCCCGTCATTGTGGGCCTGCTGATCGGAGCTCTTGTCATCTTCAGTGTGTGCGTGACGCTGCTG attttattcaGGGAGTTTGGATGGCCTGAAAAGAAGCCAGCAGACCCAAAGTATAGGAAACTGCATCTCAAATACAACTTTGACGATTATTCTTCGAAAGGATCCACGGTCCTCGCTTTGAAAAAGCTCCATCGCAGGCTGCAGAGACAGGAGTGTGAAGAGGAGCTGGGAACTGGGGCTCCACAAG TCGATGAGTTCTGGGACTATGAGCAGCAGATTGACCTGGAAGCGTTTGACACAAATCTGTTCTACGGAATCCTGCTGAAGCACACTGTCTCCGTGACAACAAAACTCAGCCAGCTTAAAGATGAG GTGAAAGTTTTATATCAGAAAACACTGCGTGAAACAGAGTCCCTGAAGGAGCTCTTGGTGAGCTGGACTAACCTGTCTGGAAAGGGAAAGCTCGTTGGTACAGCGGTGCTggagagctttgaaacaaagtgCCGGGAG GTGGAGGCAGAGGTGGGCCGCAGGAAGGCCCTGGCTGTGGAGTTTGGCAGGCTCCAGGAGAAACAGCTGCAGCTGCTGGCTGAGGACTGGAGGAGCCGAGAGGAGCACCATGTGAGCTTCAGCGCCGCCCTGCTGGAAGCTCAGCGGCTGCTGGAGCAGCTCTGTGAGCTGGAAGGCcgtgcctgcctgcctgaggAGGAGGGCAGTGCCAGCCTGTTAACCCAGCGCCTCGCCTCGCTGCTTGCCCAGATGTCAGAGGAGGTGACACGGGAGTGCCAGAGACTGGGAGCCTGGGGGGTGCTGGGGGACGGCACTGGGGCTCATCTCCTATCCAGAAGCAAAGCAGAGATCCTGACAAGAGAGGACCTGCTGG CTCCTGACGGGACAGTGCGAGCTTGTGATGTGGTCCACATTGACCCCCTGACCGGACTGATCGTCCCGAACGCTGATGCTCAGATGCTGTCAGCCAGTGGCTCCCCCGTGCCGGTGCCCCGGGACCTCTGTGTGAACCCCCACACCGGGAAGCTCTTACCTGTCGCAGGTAACGTGGCCTTCGACCCAAGGAGATCCACACTGGTCTTCACTGCAGACTGCAGAGCAG GCGAGCTCAGTAAGTGGGAGGAGCCTCCCATCCCGTTTGTTCCATTTCCGGTGTGCAGCAGGACTGGGCTGCCAGTGAAATGTACTCTGGGAGGATTAAACCCTGGGAGGGACCTGAAGCTCGGGGGGCCCATGGCAGATCCAGCAACAGGGGTTCCAGTGCCCACGCTGGGGGTCACTATTCACCCTCACACTGGCCGTGTACACCCCCTGGGAGGCACCTACGTCAGCCCGCTCACAAAGCTGCTGGAGTCCATTGAGATCGGAGGGGTCATGGTGCACCACCACACTGGACATGTGCTTCCTATCATTGGAGTGAGCCTGGATCCCCACTCCG GTTGCGTGATTCCAGTCGGCGGGGTGCTCAGTCCCTCTGGTGCCCCCCTGCTTATGGGAGACACCTTCACGGAGCCCCTGAGTGGGAAGGCAGCCCGTATCTCCGGGGCCAGCCTCAAGGGGGCGCAGGTGGTGCCGCACGGAGGGGGCTACCAGGCCTCACTGGACGCCCTGACGCTGGCCTGCAGGGTGCGAGTGACAGCCTGCCTGAATCAGTGCAGAGCTTCTCTTCAGGAGCACAGTTTGCTGAAGGAATCGACGGGAGAGCTGGCTAAGGCTTGGAGAAGAAGCCAGCTGTGCCTCATACACACTGCGTGTGAGCTGGAGCGACAGCGGGAGCGCACCAGGAGCCTCGCAGACAGCGGAGGGAGCTGGG GGCTCATGAAGTATCCAGGGACACAGCTGCTCCTCCCCGCTGTGGCTGGAGTGGGGTACCCCGACCCGGGAGGCTCAGGAATGGAGGTGCCCCTCCTGGGGGTGCAGGGAGACGGGAGCAGGGGGGAGCTGATCCCTCTCGCAGGAACCATGGAGGATCCAGACGGGAAAG GGCTTGTTCCTATCAGTATTGGAGCCAGAGCTGTGGATCCAGTTACTGGGGAAATCGCTCCCGTCGTGGGGGCTCGCTTTGACCCCTGCAGAAACACTGTGGTGCCCAAAACTCAAACCTGTAGCCGCTCTCTGAGAGGAAAAACAAGCTTACAAGTG GTTGATTTGCTGGAAAGGGAAATGAAGTTAAGAGATGAATACTGGAAGGACCAAAGGCAGAAAGAAGAAGAACTCCTAAGAGGCTTGACCGATTTACTGCAGAATTACTGCAGCACTAACGCAAGGGGCGGGAAGGAGAAG gctcGCTGGAAGGATCACATCACTGTTCTcagagggctgtgtgtgtgtgtgtgtgttttgcaggctcGCTGGAAGGATCACATCACTGTTCTCAGAGGGCTGTGTGTTGGGCTGCAGGGGGCCTCTCTGGCTGAGACACAGCGAAGGGCATTTCAAGCATCGGATCTGTCCTTCGCAATGCCGTCACAAGTCATCTACATCATGACTAAAG TTGACAGGGAGGAAGGGGAGCAGCACACCCGCTTTGCAGCTGTGTTCGGGGAGATGCTGGAGAAGGTAAGCCAGGCTTCAGACAAGATGAAGCAGGAGGAGGACAGACTGAGAGCCCAGGCCCAGCAGAGCAGGATTCAGCCGGGAGAGCAGGGTGTGAATCTCAAGTACAGGAAG GTGCACAGCCGCTTGCTGAAGGACTCTTGGGAGACCCTGCTGAGGAGACAGGCTGGTGTAGACGTGGCTTTGTGCAGGCTGCTGTACCTGCGGGAGCTGTCCTACCTGCACGCCGTCACAGGGAAG ACCCTGTTATCTGGATCATCATATTGGTCTGGCGATTATCAGATGATCCGCCACCAACCCACTGAAAACCCCCAGAGAGCTTCAGAAGCAAAGCAGCGGGAGTTAATCCCCTTACTGGAGCAGCTGCTGCCCTTGCTGCAAGAGAACAGAGTGCTCCACCTCTCCCCTGGGACCCCCCGGCCAGCCTCCGGTGAGGAGCCGTGGgagagcatgcagatgagctgcTTTCAAGATTGTGTTGTAGGTCACTCCAGCACACGGTCACACCGTCTCATTTCAGAGAGGACTGCTTTGGAAACTTCATCCAGAGCTTGGACTACCTCTGTCCCAGCAGACAAAG GGCGCTCTGCTGTCTTTCTGAGGGACTCTTCTGAAGGTGCTTCTGAGTTTCACAGATCAGTGGAAATCCAGACCCAAGCTTTAGATGAAATGCCAGCAGCAGAAACGCAACTGATTCCTACAACAAGAGAAGCAGCCACTCCGAAAGAGACGCTGCCCACATCAGCGACAGTCGACAAGCATGGAAAAGCCAGACCGTCTGACCGGAAAAATCCACACA AGTGGCAGCGGCTGCTGCAGCGCTCTCCGCTGTTCCAGCTGCTGAAGGAGCTCGATGGGGGACTGAGGGCCAGTGCGCAAGCTGCAGGACTGATCCTACCAGAGGAAGAAGGGAAGACAAGAGCAG CCGCTGACAGGCCCTTCCTGGAGCTGCTGGACGCGCAGTGGGTGTGTGAGGGGGAGCTGACTCCACTCAACATACAGAGTCTGACAGCTCGAGAGATCACTGTGTATCAGCATGGCCAGTCCCTGCTTCGCTCCCTGCAGACACACATTCAC GAAGCTCAGAAGATCTTGTTCATTCGAAGGCAGCGGCTGCAGTCTGTGGGCGGCTTCACCCTCCTGCTCCTTCACTGTGTGTCTCACATTGCAGCAGGGGGCATGACCAGTGACTCCTGCCCTGTCTTTCTGCGCCTCTTTTACCAG GCTCTGGAAGCCAGTTTCAGTGAGCTGTACTCCTCGTGCTCACACTCTCCTGTCCTGACGGATATCCTCCAGCAGGGGGAGCCGTGCAGTGAGGGAGCTCAGAGTGCGCTTGCTGGGCTGCTGCAGGGCCCCACCAGCAGGGCGTTTCCACAACAG AAGTACAATGAAGCTGCCGTCTACAGCAAGATCGAGAGCCTGGTGAAAAGCAAAATGGTGGAAATGAAGCGAGAATATTTCACACAGCCTTCGAGAAGAAGCGGCCCCCGAAACGACGTGGACAGGGGGCCACAAAGAAG GTGTGGCCGAGGAGAAGCAGGTCTGCCTCTGAGCGCCGATGAGATCCAGGAGAAGGTGGACCGTTTGAATGAAGAGATGTCAGAGCTGCTGGGCTGTGAATACAGGGGGAAGAGGAAGGGAAGTCTCCCTGAAGCAGCAGCCACACAGCCCTGCCCTCCGCCCTGCAGAGAATCCCTGCTGAGACACATCGAGGAGCTGGAGAGGGAGTGTGGGCTGAGCAGAGGCTGTGAAAACAATCCAAGCGGCTAG